In a single window of the Flavobacterium ammoniigenes genome:
- a CDS encoding DUF6155 family protein yields the protein MSKRDLKKYLAELNKVQLEEQILELYEKFVPVKTFYDFVFNPKEEIILKEAKLRISNEYFPIKKLGRRSKPKMRRSVAQKLIKHFITLGVDPFIITDVMLYNIEIAQTYSSENAIKQELFYKSMFNSFEQAVDFIISNGIYADFKTRIGSIFQETVDQKWINQYEFERIISRLEF from the coding sequence ATGAGTAAACGCGATTTAAAAAAATACCTTGCCGAATTGAATAAAGTGCAATTGGAAGAACAAATTCTAGAATTGTATGAGAAGTTTGTACCAGTGAAAACCTTTTATGATTTTGTTTTTAATCCTAAGGAAGAAATTATTTTAAAAGAAGCAAAACTTAGAATTTCCAATGAATATTTTCCAATCAAAAAATTAGGGCGTCGAAGTAAACCAAAAATGCGACGTTCCGTTGCTCAAAAATTGATAAAGCATTTCATTACTTTGGGAGTTGATCCATTTATCATTACCGATGTGATGCTCTATAACATTGAAATCGCTCAAACTTATTCATCCGAAAATGCAATCAAACAAGAATTATTCTATAAGAGCATGTTCAATTCGTTTGAACAAGCTGTTGATTTTATAATTTCCAATGGTATCTATGCCGATTTTAAAACAAGAATTGGTTCCATTTTCCAGGAAACAGTAGATCAAAAGTGGATCAATCAATACGAATTCGAACGTATTATTTCGCGTTTGGAATTTTAA
- a CDS encoding DEAD/DEAH box helicase: MPQNTVETEFEDRKELYDYQKCDIDAIFERIDNASPQHHLLYQLPTGGGKTVIFSEIVRRYIQKHDKKVVVLTHRIELCKQTSKMLKGFGVKNKIINSNVKELPDQNDYSCFVAMVETLKNRINDEKLHLDNVGLVIIDEAHYNSFRKLLSSFKKAFILGVTATPLSSNIKLPMHQNYDELIVGDTIQSLINKGFLAKAITYSYDVGLTSLKVGINGDYTVKSSDDLYTNMAMQEKLLHAYTEKSLGKKTLIFNNGINTSLYVYETFREAGYDVRHLDNTSSTEERKDILHWFKHTPNAILTSVGILTTGFDEPTVETIILNRATKSLTLYFQMIGRGSRKLENKDEFTVIDLGNNAARFGLWSDPVNWQHIFKSPEYYLENLRDDAEIELYFKYEMPPELRAKFSKTQVVTFDVDEEHKMVIRQNLRSKVVLEKSLEQHAAMCVDNSEELQDAKRLAKELDEDIECRVKRFSKCLSQCSKNYREWLVEDYKMKLTVLIGKKYREKIMNEAD, translated from the coding sequence ATGCCTCAAAACACTGTAGAAACCGAATTTGAAGATCGAAAAGAACTCTATGATTACCAAAAATGTGACATAGATGCTATTTTTGAACGCATTGACAACGCATCCCCTCAACATCACTTATTATATCAATTGCCAACGGGTGGTGGTAAAACTGTAATATTTTCTGAAATTGTTCGTCGGTATATCCAAAAGCATGACAAAAAAGTGGTGGTATTGACCCATCGTATCGAATTGTGTAAGCAAACTTCGAAAATGTTAAAAGGGTTTGGAGTAAAAAACAAAATCATCAATAGTAATGTAAAAGAGCTTCCGGATCAAAATGACTATTCTTGTTTTGTTGCTATGGTGGAAACTCTAAAAAACCGAATTAACGACGAAAAGTTACATTTGGACAATGTGGGTTTAGTTATTATTGATGAGGCGCATTATAATTCGTTCAGGAAATTATTAAGTTCATTTAAAAAAGCTTTTATTCTGGGAGTTACAGCTACTCCTTTAAGTTCCAATATCAAATTGCCAATGCATCAAAACTATGATGAATTGATAGTTGGTGATACAATCCAATCCTTAATTAACAAAGGTTTTTTGGCCAAAGCCATTACTTACAGTTACGACGTTGGTTTAACTTCATTAAAAGTGGGAATCAATGGTGATTATACGGTAAAATCATCAGATGATTTGTATACCAATATGGCAATGCAAGAAAAATTGTTGCATGCCTATACTGAGAAATCCCTAGGCAAGAAAACCTTGATTTTTAACAATGGAATCAACACTTCACTTTATGTTTACGAAACCTTTAGAGAAGCAGGCTACGATGTAAGGCATCTTGATAATACCAGTAGTACAGAAGAACGTAAAGATATTTTGCATTGGTTCAAACACACTCCTAATGCCATTTTAACTTCTGTTGGGATCTTAACCACTGGTTTCGATGAACCTACGGTAGAAACTATTATTTTGAACAGAGCGACTAAATCATTGACTTTGTATTTTCAAATGATAGGCCGTGGTTCAAGAAAATTAGAAAATAAAGACGAGTTCACGGTAATCGATTTAGGAAATAATGCGGCGCGTTTTGGACTTTGGAGCGACCCTGTCAATTGGCAACATATATTTAAATCACCGGAGTATTATCTAGAAAATCTTCGTGATGATGCCGAAATTGAATTGTATTTTAAATACGAAATGCCTCCTGAATTGCGTGCCAAATTCAGCAAAACTCAGGTAGTTACCTTTGATGTTGATGAAGAACATAAAATGGTAATTCGTCAAAACTTACGTTCTAAAGTGGTTTTAGAAAAATCGTTAGAGCAACACGCTGCTATGTGTGTTGATAATTCAGAAGAATTACAAGATGCCAAAAGATTAGCCAAAGAATTAGACGAAGATATTGAATGTCGAGTAAAGCGTTTTTCAAAATGTTTAAGCCAATGCAGTAAAAATTACCGCGAATGGTTAGTTGAAGATTACAAAATGAAATTAACGGTATTGATAGGGAAGAAGTACCGAGAAAAAATAATGAACGAAGCCGATTAA
- the fabG gene encoding 3-oxoacyl-[acyl-carrier-protein] reductase, whose protein sequence is MKLLEGKVAIITGASRGIGKGVAEVFAQHGANIAFTYSSSVESALALENELNAMGIKAKGYQSNAADFNEAQTFVDAVIEEFGTVDILINNAGITKDNLLMRMSEADYDQVIDVNLKSVFNMTKAIQKTFLKQRSGSIINMSSVVGVKGNAGQANYAASKAGVIGFTKSIALELGSRNIRCNAIAPGFIETEMTAKLSPEVVQGWRDGIPLKRGGTTDDVANACLFFASDMSAFVTGQVLNVCGGMLT, encoded by the coding sequence ATGAAATTACTAGAAGGAAAAGTGGCTATCATTACTGGTGCCAGCCGTGGAATCGGTAAAGGAGTTGCAGAAGTTTTTGCACAACATGGTGCTAATATCGCATTTACTTATAGCTCATCTGTTGAGTCAGCTTTGGCTTTAGAAAATGAATTGAATGCAATGGGTATCAAAGCCAAAGGATACCAATCGAATGCAGCTGATTTTAACGAGGCACAAACTTTTGTAGATGCGGTGATCGAAGAATTTGGAACCGTTGACATCTTAATCAATAATGCTGGAATTACTAAAGATAATTTATTAATGCGTATGTCAGAAGCAGATTACGATCAAGTTATTGATGTGAATTTGAAATCGGTTTTCAATATGACTAAAGCGATTCAAAAAACATTTTTAAAACAACGTTCTGGTTCTATTATCAATATGAGTAGTGTAGTAGGAGTGAAGGGAAATGCGGGTCAAGCCAATTATGCGGCATCTAAAGCTGGAGTAATTGGATTTACTAAATCAATTGCTTTGGAATTAGGATCAAGAAATATCCGTTGTAATGCTATTGCACCAGGTTTTATCGAAACTGAAATGACAGCAAAATTAAGCCCAGAAGTAGTTCAAGGTTGGAGAGATGGAATTCCATTAAAACGTGGCGGAACTACTGATGATGTGGCTAATGCTTGTTTGTTCTTTGCCTCTGATATGAGTGCTTTTGTAACAGGTCAAGTACTTAACGTTTGTGGAGGAATGCTGACCTAA
- a CDS encoding DUF3817 domain-containing protein → MLKLFKLIAFLEGVSLLLLLFFAMPMKYYFQEPIFVKSIGMAHGILFIGYIILALMSKIEYDWPAKKFSLVCIASVIPFGTFYVEKKYL, encoded by the coding sequence ATGTTAAAGTTATTTAAATTAATTGCTTTTTTAGAAGGTGTTTCACTCCTACTCCTATTATTTTTTGCTATGCCAATGAAGTATTACTTTCAAGAACCTATTTTTGTAAAAAGTATTGGAATGGCGCATGGTATTTTATTTATTGGCTATATCATTTTGGCATTAATGTCCAAAATCGAATACGATTGGCCAGCTAAGAAATTTAGTTTGGTTTGTATTGCTTCAGTTATTCCTTTTGGTACTTTTTATGTAGAAAAAAAATATTTATAA
- a CDS encoding exonuclease domain-containing protein, translated as MLDWLKNITKEHPEFWKEYLSKFENKSNRYVILSTEKTGLNPTKDVILSFGCFGIVHDNLLIGDNFEVVILQYKFLHDNGLSNEFIVESKLNKLGEPEAIQSFLKYIGNATLVGYRIETDVEIINTALEKLDCGRLKNEPLDLEIMHRRLHDINDKQFTLDELCTLYKVPISDRNSASEEAYKMGLLFLKLKSKLGLK; from the coding sequence ATGTTAGATTGGCTTAAAAATATCACTAAAGAACATCCGGAATTTTGGAAAGAATACCTATCTAAATTTGAAAATAAATCCAATAGGTATGTCATTCTTTCAACAGAAAAAACCGGTTTAAATCCAACTAAAGATGTAATTCTGTCTTTTGGCTGTTTTGGTATAGTACATGATAATTTACTTATTGGGGATAACTTTGAAGTGGTTATTTTACAATATAAATTTCTTCATGACAATGGACTTTCAAACGAATTTATTGTTGAGAGTAAACTCAATAAATTAGGAGAACCTGAGGCAATTCAATCTTTTTTAAAATATATAGGGAATGCCACTTTAGTTGGATATCGCATAGAGACAGATGTTGAAATTATCAATACTGCATTGGAAAAACTAGATTGTGGGCGATTAAAAAATGAACCTCTTGATTTGGAAATCATGCACAGAAGACTGCATGACATTAATGATAAACAATTCACTTTAGATGAATTATGCACTTTATACAAGGTTCCTATAAGTGATCGAAATTCTGCTTCTGAAGAAGCATATAAAATGGGACTATTATTTTTAAAATTAAAGTCAAAGCTTGGTTTGAAATAA
- the sucD gene encoding succinate--CoA ligase subunit alpha: MSVLVNKNSKIIVQGFTGSEGTFHASQMIEYGTNVVGGVTPGKGGSTHLDRPVFNTVKDAVDQAGADTSIIFVPPAFAADAIMEAADAGIKVIIAITEGIPVADMIKANSYVKERNARLIGPNCPGVITADEAKVGIMPGFVFKKGTVGIVSKSGTLTYEAADQVAKQGLGITTAIGIGGDPIIGTTTKEAVELLMNDPETNCIVMIGEIGGQLEADAAKWIKADGNRKPVVGFIAGVTAPAGRTMGHAGAIVGGSDDTAEAKKQIMRENGIHVVDSPAEIGKKVKEVLG; encoded by the coding sequence ATGAGTGTTTTAGTTAATAAAAATTCCAAAATAATTGTTCAAGGTTTTACAGGAAGTGAAGGTACTTTTCACGCTTCTCAAATGATTGAATACGGGACAAATGTTGTAGGTGGTGTAACTCCAGGAAAAGGAGGTTCAACCCATTTAGATCGTCCTGTTTTTAATACAGTAAAAGATGCTGTAGATCAAGCTGGTGCTGATACTTCAATTATTTTTGTACCGCCAGCTTTTGCAGCTGATGCAATTATGGAAGCAGCTGATGCTGGAATCAAAGTAATTATTGCTATTACTGAAGGAATTCCAGTTGCAGATATGATTAAAGCCAATAGTTACGTTAAAGAAAGAAATGCACGATTAATTGGACCTAACTGTCCAGGTGTTATTACTGCTGACGAAGCTAAAGTGGGAATTATGCCAGGTTTTGTTTTCAAAAAAGGTACAGTAGGAATTGTTTCTAAATCAGGAACTTTAACTTATGAAGCCGCTGACCAAGTAGCAAAACAAGGTTTAGGTATCACTACAGCTATTGGAATTGGTGGAGATCCAATTATTGGAACAACAACAAAAGAAGCAGTAGAATTATTGATGAACGATCCTGAAACGAATTGTATTGTTATGATTGGTGAAATTGGAGGTCAATTAGAAGCTGATGCTGCTAAATGGATTAAAGCCGATGGTAACCGTAAACCAGTAGTAGGATTTATTGCAGGTGTTACTGCTCCAGCTGGACGTACAATGGGTCATGCAGGTGCAATTGTTGGAGGTTCTGATGATACTGCTGAAGCAAAAAAACAAATTATGAGAGAAAACGGTATTCACGTAGTAGACTCTCCAGCTGAAATTGGTAAAAAAGTAAAAGAAGTTTTAGGTTAG
- a CDS encoding DEAD/DEAH box helicase, which yields MAKQFSELGLSNPIVQALTEVKIVEPTEIQQKVIPQLLDTTTDIVGLAKTGTGKTAAFGLPLLQLIQIEKTAIQAVVLVPTRELGHQIHSNLEQFSKNIEGISIAATCGGIPIKPQIERLKTPTHIVVATPGRLIDLIQRKAIDLKQTQFLVLDEADEMVSILKESLDEIVAELPKKHRTLLFSATLPGTIKQLIQNYLSKNVVEISANMETIGNQGIDHQYIVVDPIEKLNVLMHFLNSRDGERGIIFCKTKAAVNKLAKNLAINKFSSGAIHGSLSQGIRDRIMGQFREGHINVLIATDLAARGIDVADVSFVVNYHLPDVYEAYVHRSGRTARAGAKGLSLTVLQAEEVAEIADFEKELGIQFSEFKKPTEASIEENNTLLWAKKIFKTKPNHDLDAVLKTKVKTIFHHLTKEELIEKLLANHLQQINTVVEQAVKKQKR from the coding sequence ATGGCAAAACAATTTTCTGAATTAGGACTTTCAAATCCAATTGTACAAGCATTAACCGAAGTGAAAATTGTTGAACCTACAGAGATTCAGCAAAAAGTAATTCCGCAACTACTTGACACTACTACCGATATTGTTGGCTTAGCCAAAACGGGTACAGGAAAAACTGCTGCTTTTGGGTTACCACTTTTACAGTTAATTCAAATTGAAAAGACAGCAATACAAGCCGTTGTACTAGTTCCAACACGTGAATTAGGGCATCAAATTCACTCTAATTTAGAGCAATTTTCAAAGAATATTGAAGGAATATCTATTGCAGCAACATGTGGAGGAATTCCGATTAAACCACAAATAGAAAGACTTAAAACACCTACGCATATTGTTGTAGCGACACCTGGAAGATTGATTGATTTGATTCAACGAAAAGCAATTGATTTAAAACAAACTCAATTTTTGGTATTAGATGAAGCTGACGAAATGGTCAGTATCTTGAAGGAAAGTTTGGATGAAATTGTTGCCGAATTACCCAAAAAGCATCGAACACTTTTGTTTTCAGCGACTTTACCTGGAACAATAAAACAATTGATTCAAAACTACTTATCCAAAAATGTAGTTGAAATCAGTGCCAACATGGAAACTATTGGTAACCAAGGAATTGATCACCAATATATTGTAGTTGATCCAATTGAAAAATTGAATGTACTCATGCATTTTTTAAATTCTAGAGACGGTGAGCGTGGAATTATATTTTGTAAAACCAAAGCCGCTGTAAATAAGCTTGCCAAAAATCTAGCAATCAATAAATTTTCGTCTGGTGCCATTCACGGGAGTTTATCTCAAGGGATTCGTGATAGAATTATGGGGCAATTCCGTGAAGGACATATTAATGTATTAATCGCTACAGATTTAGCAGCAAGAGGAATTGATGTAGCCGATGTATCGTTTGTTGTAAATTACCATTTACCAGATGTCTATGAAGCTTATGTCCATCGAAGTGGTAGAACTGCAAGAGCTGGGGCAAAAGGACTTTCATTGACGGTGTTACAAGCCGAAGAAGTTGCTGAAATTGCTGATTTTGAAAAAGAGCTAGGAATTCAATTTTCTGAGTTTAAAAAACCTACAGAAGCAAGTATTGAAGAAAACAACACCTTATTGTGGGCTAAAAAGATTTTTAAAACAAAACCAAATCACGATTTGGATGCTGTGCTTAAAACTAAAGTAAAAACCATTTTTCATCATTTAACTAAAGAAGAATTGATAGAAAAATTGTTGGCCAATCATTTACAACAAATCAATACAGTAGTAGAACAAGCTGTTAAGAAACAAAAAAGGTAA
- a CDS encoding cytochrome-c peroxidase, giving the protein MKQSTSLLFLVSLFTFYSCSNSTESEIATSYPNVIEAFTGKIDLNSLSNYANQTKPAYITKDNTAGNPITDKGATLGRVLFYDKNLSSNNTISCASCHIQANAFGDDTDASDGVNGTTTRHAMRLVNSRFSNERKFFWDERAATLELQTSEPIKNHIEMGFSGTSGDGSITTLISKLQAIGYYKELFKYVYGSEEITESKLQNALAQFIRSIQSFDSKYDAGRSAVQNDNQAFPNFTAQENQGKTLFLTPPVFDGLGVRTSGGFGCAACHAAPEFDIDPNTKNNGIIGVLNGTGIDITNTKAPSLRDLVNANGIPNGPMMHTGGLVTLQNVIGHYGSINLAARNTNLDPRLAPNGFGQQLNFQPGEVNALIAFIKTLTGTNVYSDPKWASPFKQ; this is encoded by the coding sequence ATGAAGCAGTCAACTTCACTTTTATTCTTAGTAAGTTTATTTACTTTTTATTCCTGTAGTAATTCAACTGAGAGTGAAATAGCAACATCCTATCCGAATGTTATTGAAGCGTTTACGGGTAAAATTGATCTCAATAGTTTGAGCAATTATGCAAATCAAACTAAACCGGCCTACATTACAAAAGACAATACAGCAGGAAACCCTATTACCGATAAAGGCGCTACTTTAGGGAGGGTTTTGTTTTATGACAAAAATTTATCTTCAAACAATACAATTTCATGTGCCTCTTGTCATATTCAAGCTAATGCTTTTGGAGATGATACTGATGCTAGTGATGGAGTAAACGGTACAACAACACGTCATGCTATGCGTTTAGTGAACTCTCGATTTTCAAATGAACGAAAATTTTTCTGGGATGAAAGAGCTGCAACTCTGGAGTTACAGACCTCTGAACCAATTAAAAATCACATAGAAATGGGATTTAGCGGCACGAGTGGCGATGGGTCCATCACAACTTTAATTTCAAAATTACAAGCTATCGGTTATTATAAAGAGTTATTTAAATATGTGTATGGTTCCGAAGAAATCACGGAATCTAAATTACAAAATGCTTTGGCACAATTTATTCGAAGTATACAATCTTTTGACTCTAAATACGATGCTGGACGAAGCGCAGTTCAGAATGATAATCAAGCCTTTCCTAATTTTACAGCCCAAGAAAATCAAGGGAAAACTTTGTTTTTAACCCCTCCAGTTTTTGATGGATTAGGAGTTAGAACTTCAGGAGGTTTTGGTTGCGCAGCCTGTCACGCCGCACCAGAATTCGATATTGATCCAAATACAAAAAACAATGGAATAATAGGTGTATTAAACGGTACTGGCATAGACATTACCAATACTAAAGCCCCTTCACTACGAGATTTAGTAAATGCTAATGGAATCCCTAATGGACCTATGATGCATACTGGAGGTTTAGTAACTTTACAAAATGTAATTGGTCATTATGGTTCCATTAATCTAGCAGCTAGAAATACAAATTTAGATCCGAGATTAGCTCCGAATGGTTTTGGTCAACAATTGAATTTTCAACCAGGAGAAGTAAATGCTTTAATTGCCTTTATAAAAACACTTACTGGTACCAATGTTTACAGTGATCCTAAATGGGCATCTCCATTTAAGCAATAA
- a CDS encoding nuclear transport factor 2 family protein, giving the protein MSAKKLIQNFYKSDALIDAEVMKEFLHPEIILDWNSSKGFVQLNYDGILDLAGELSKAYVRSKVRISHILSENDLVSVRYSHYVKTIENPREEMFLANFIVIWQLKDNQLFRGYQMSQIS; this is encoded by the coding sequence ATGTCTGCAAAAAAATTAATACAAAATTTTTACAAATCAGATGCGTTAATCGATGCCGAAGTCATGAAAGAATTCTTGCATCCTGAAATTATTTTAGATTGGAATAGTAGTAAAGGATTTGTTCAACTGAATTATGATGGTATTCTGGATTTAGCAGGAGAATTAAGCAAAGCCTATGTGCGTTCTAAAGTAAGAATAAGTCATATTCTTTCAGAAAATGACTTAGTTTCGGTTCGCTATTCGCATTATGTTAAGACGATTGAAAATCCTAGAGAAGAGATGTTTTTAGCTAATTTTATTGTGATTTGGCAACTCAAAGACAACCAATTGTTCCGAGGCTATCAAATGAGTCAAATTTCTTAA
- a CDS encoding UDP-3-O-(3-hydroxymyristoyl)glucosamine N-acyltransferase yields MKFSQPQTLKDIANLIHCDFVGDAHFPVLGMNEIHVVEPGDIVFVDHPKYYDKALESKATIILINKEVNCPAGKALLISNDPFRDFNVLTRHFMPFQSSNVSISPSAKIGHGTIIQPNTFIGNNVVIGINCLIHSNVAIYDHTVIGNNVIIHAGTVIGGDAFYYKKRPEGFDQLLSGGRVVIENNVGIGALCTIDKGVTGDTTIGEGTKLDNQVHVGHDTVIGKKCLIASQTGIAGCVIIEDEVTLWGQVGTTSGITIGSKAVVMGQTGVTKSIEGGKSYFGTPVEESREKLKQLANIKKIPELINKLK; encoded by the coding sequence ATGAAATTTTCTCAACCTCAAACCTTAAAAGATATTGCCAACTTAATTCATTGTGATTTTGTTGGAGATGCTCATTTTCCAGTTTTAGGAATGAATGAAATTCATGTGGTAGAGCCTGGAGATATTGTGTTTGTGGACCATCCAAAATATTACGATAAGGCATTGGAATCCAAAGCAACCATTATCTTAATTAATAAAGAAGTGAATTGCCCTGCTGGCAAAGCGTTATTAATATCAAATGATCCGTTTCGAGATTTCAATGTATTGACAAGACATTTTATGCCATTTCAATCTTCCAATGTTTCTATTTCGCCTTCGGCAAAAATTGGTCACGGGACGATTATTCAACCTAATACTTTTATTGGAAATAATGTAGTGATTGGAATCAATTGTTTAATTCATTCCAATGTGGCTATTTATGATCATACTGTTATTGGCAATAATGTAATTATTCATGCGGGAACAGTCATTGGAGGTGATGCTTTTTATTATAAAAAACGTCCTGAAGGATTTGATCAATTGCTTTCAGGCGGAAGAGTGGTAATCGAAAACAATGTGGGTATCGGTGCACTTTGTACTATAGATAAAGGAGTAACAGGCGATACAACCATTGGAGAAGGAACTAAATTAGACAATCAAGTACATGTTGGTCACGATACTGTAATTGGAAAAAAATGTTTGATAGCTTCCCAAACCGGAATTGCTGGATGTGTAATCATTGAGGATGAAGTAACACTTTGGGGACAAGTAGGAACCACTAGCGGAATTACAATTGGTTCAAAAGCAGTAGTAATGGGACAAACTGGTGTGACTAAGTCTATAGAAGGAGGGAAGTCCTATTTTGGTACTCCAGTAGAGGAGTCTAGAGAAAAATTAAAACAATTGGCCAATATCAAAAAGATACCTGAATTAATTAACAAATTGAAATAA
- a CDS encoding DUF294 nucleotidyltransferase-like domain-containing protein: MNTVAEHIADFLKKYSPFDNLTFEELSEIAMNIRVVNLEKYKTLFQIDDTLHDCFYVVASGVIHLSVIADAEETLLNKCHEGDIFGLRPFFAKNNYKMTAKARQECIVYAIPIATFRPFVANNPNVLDFLLESFATNTNNPNDKNIRGKLLSDNVIYSDQQSSDMQYFQSLNYNRNPLTTTPDAIVMDVAKTMAENLSTSSIICNNNIPIGIVTQTDMSSKIATGRFPITATIDKIMSNPVVTVVENISLAEAQLVMLKNNVTHLIATTDGTNQSQVKGIISEHDLIVSQANNPGVLIKQIKRTQSADDLKLLRDRLTDIIQNSIHKNIPLFHVYNIASEINLALIKRSVELAILDLGSPPARFAWLSIGSQGRKEQLLLTDQDSILVFEDVVPDKYREVKDYFLKLAKRASANLEKIGYPSCPNGHMASNTLWCKSLSDWTNQYNSWMNTPGKNSNDLSSIFFDYEMAFGEAKIEEAIENVIYKNAKSNTLFFDFLGNDALRNNAPLSFFKKFIVEEEGINKDKFDIKSRALLPLIDSARLFALCYGIKGVNNTYSRFKQLAIADPRNAEIYINCAEAFLTLSKFRTVEGLKNEDSGQFINLNELNKMDKERLKNALAPMKELEELIKDKFQLTQFS; this comes from the coding sequence ATGAATACTGTTGCAGAACATATTGCAGATTTTTTGAAAAAATATTCACCTTTCGATAATTTAACTTTTGAAGAATTATCTGAAATTGCTATGAATATTCGCGTAGTAAATTTGGAAAAATACAAGACTTTATTTCAAATTGATGATACCTTACACGATTGTTTTTATGTAGTTGCTTCGGGAGTTATTCATTTATCAGTGATTGCAGATGCTGAAGAAACATTGCTAAATAAATGTCACGAAGGTGATATTTTTGGATTGCGTCCATTTTTTGCCAAAAATAATTATAAGATGACAGCCAAGGCGCGTCAAGAATGTATTGTATATGCAATCCCAATTGCCACTTTTAGACCTTTTGTAGCTAATAATCCAAATGTTTTGGATTTCTTATTGGAAAGTTTTGCAACTAATACCAATAACCCAAACGATAAAAATATTCGAGGAAAACTACTTTCAGACAACGTGATCTATTCTGACCAACAATCCTCTGATATGCAGTATTTTCAATCTCTTAATTACAATCGGAATCCTCTTACTACTACTCCTGATGCAATTGTTATGGATGTAGCTAAAACCATGGCAGAAAATCTTTCTACCAGTAGTATTATTTGCAATAATAATATTCCAATTGGAATTGTAACTCAGACCGATATGAGTTCAAAAATTGCAACAGGACGTTTCCCTATTACAGCCACCATTGATAAAATCATGTCGAATCCTGTGGTTACAGTTGTTGAAAATATTTCTTTGGCGGAAGCCCAATTAGTGATGCTAAAGAATAATGTAACCCATTTAATTGCCACCACCGATGGTACCAATCAATCGCAAGTAAAAGGAATCATTTCTGAACATGATTTAATTGTTTCTCAAGCCAACAATCCTGGCGTTTTAATTAAACAAATCAAGCGAACTCAATCAGCAGATGATTTGAAGTTACTTCGCGATCGATTGACAGATATTATCCAGAATTCAATTCACAAAAACATACCGCTTTTCCATGTTTATAATATAGCAAGCGAAATCAATTTGGCATTAATCAAACGTTCCGTTGAATTAGCCATTTTAGACTTAGGCTCCCCTCCTGCCCGTTTTGCTTGGTTGAGTATAGGTAGCCAAGGCCGAAAAGAACAACTATTACTTACGGATCAAGATAGTATTTTGGTTTTTGAAGATGTTGTACCCGATAAATACAGAGAGGTTAAGGATTATTTCTTAAAATTAGCCAAAAGAGCATCCGCTAATTTAGAAAAAATCGGATATCCGTCATGTCCAAATGGCCATATGGCAAGTAATACACTTTGGTGTAAGTCATTGAGCGACTGGACAAATCAATACAACAGTTGGATGAATACTCCAGGTAAAAACAGTAACGATTTAAGTAGCATTTTCTTTGATTACGAAATGGCTTTTGGCGAAGCAAAAATTGAAGAAGCAATAGAAAATGTGATTTATAAGAATGCCAAGAGCAATACATTATTCTTTGATTTTTTAGGAAACGATGCCTTACGAAATAACGCACCACTTAGTTTCTTTAAGAAATTTATTGTTGAAGAAGAAGGAATAAACAAAGACAAGTTTGATATAAAATCACGTGCTTTACTTCCATTAATTGATAGCGCCCGTCTTTTTGCTTTATGTTATGGTATAAAAGGAGTTAATAATACCTATTCTCGTTTCAAGCAATTGGCTATAGCCGATCCACGAAATGCTGAAATTTACATCAATTGTGCGGAAGCCTTTTTAACTCTTTCTAAATTCAGAACTGTAGAAGGATTAAAAAACGAAGATTCTGGGCAGTTTATCAATTTGAATGAATTGAATAAAATGGACAAAGAACGATTGAAAAATGCTTTAGCTCCAATGAAAGAATTAGAAGAGTTAATTAAAGATAAATTCCAACTTACTCAATTTTCATAA